AGGACATCAAGCAGGAGCCCCCCCCCACCACCCCACATCAAGGAACCGCATAAGAGGACACATCCAACATGTTAGGGTGGACACCAGATTCAATTAAACAATGGGTCCGATGGATGCAGTTCCTCGACCGGTGGGGCTACATCACCGCCTGCTTGAGTTTTCTTCTTGTGGGCATGCTGGTCTTCGGGTATAGTTGGGTAGCCTATGCTCAATCGGTACAAACCGAGTTTTTGCCAGCGACCATCACTTTACTGAATGACCTGTTGTTCGTCATTATTCTTTTGGAATTGTTTCGCACGGTATTAGGCTTCTTACAAAACGACCGCATTCGACTTGAACCATTCCTGCATGTGGGGATCATTGCTTCTGTCCGAAGAATTCTCACCGCTGGCGCTGAATTCTCGCACCAGGAATCTGTCCCTGAAGACATGTTTCGTCATTACCTCATGGATATGTCCCTGCATGTCATCGTGATTTTGGTCCTCATGATTGCGTTATATCTTCACCGAAAATCCGAGCTTCCGGTAGAACCTCTTCTCAACAAATAGCCCTTCCGAATTCCAGAAAAACTCTTTTTCGCCTTTCCCTTCTCCAATCATAGTATTGTCATACATTCCTGATGAACTTCTTCGGCTCATATTGCATACCGCCGGGGGCTGTGGCAGTATAGCCTCCTTTTTAGACGACAATCTGTAGTGTTGGTATCATGGATTCTCTTCCTGAATTAGTCGGCACAGTCCATATTATTCTGGGCCCTTATCGAGGAAATCCGATTGCACTGTACATGTGCCAGGATGAGTCTACCTGCCGGATTTCTCCTCGTATCTATCCGTGGAATCAAACTGTTGGAACTGGAGAAACCCCCAATAAGGCCGCCGCAGACTTTGAAGCCAGGTGGAAAGAGACCGACTTGGCCGACGATATGTATACCGGCCCTCATTGGGAAGGTGGCATCAAGCCGGAAAAACCTAAACCGGTGCCTGCTCCAAAACCTGCCACTCCTCCTGCACCCAAAACACAGGCCGCACAAGAGACCAAACCCCCTGCACCTAAATCACCGGCCTTGCCGGATCCACCACAACCAAGTCCCGAAGCCGAAGACGCGGCTAAGTAAGAACTCCCAGTCCTTTTATCCGTTTTGAGAGTTCTCTTTCGAATGGATTTTGTGTGAATCAAGCCATAATGCCC
Above is a window of Candidatus Nitrospira neomarina DNA encoding:
- a CDS encoding phosphate-starvation-inducible PsiE family protein; this translates as MLGWTPDSIKQWVRWMQFLDRWGYITACLSFLLVGMLVFGYSWVAYAQSVQTEFLPATITLLNDLLFVIILLELFRTVLGFLQNDRIRLEPFLHVGIIASVRRILTAGAEFSHQESVPEDMFRHYLMDMSLHVIVILVLMIALYLHRKSELPVEPLLNK